One genomic window of Anthonomus grandis grandis chromosome 3, icAntGran1.3, whole genome shotgun sequence includes the following:
- the LOC126734639 gene encoding uncharacterized protein LOC126734639, which yields MVDRRVWSRDDTNLLIENVELYPELWNVHCKDFKNRVKKQGAFQKLAELFETSENEIQRKLHNLKTQLNQEWKKIQKKKSGQGANEVYKSPWEFFDSLKFMLAANVQSCTEDNLTQKDKDILTQNSTIDERQKIETETKSTPSKKPKKIKVTEEDAMLANAVKVMNRPSDNWQILGDYVASELRSLCSEQRQLRLKKMIQRDILTISELADSGHSTPASIPLLSPTYDSSASSSTQYTVQPYTDKTIYTASTIAAQHSGTILAIVHTGIRYKYIREW from the exons atggtggaCCGGCGTGTTTGGAGTAGGGACGACACTAATTTATTGATTGAAAATGTTGAACTATACCCAGAATTATGGAATGTACATTGCAAAGACTTTAAAAACAGAGTAAAAAAACAGGGTGCTTTTCAAAAATTAGCAGAACTATTTGAAACGTCTGAAAACGAAATTCAACGCAAGTTACACAACTTAAAAACACAATTGAATCAGGagtggaaaaaaattcaaaagaaaaaaagtggaCAAGGAGCAAATGAAGTGTATAAGAGTCCATGGGAATTCtttgattctttaaaattcatGTTAGCTGCAAATGTTCAAAGCTGTACAGAAGATAATCTG actcAAAAAGATAAGGATATACTGACACAAAATTCCACAATAGATGAGCGACAAAAGATTGAAACAGAAACAAAAAGTACACCGtccaaaaaacctaaaaaaattaaagtgactGAAGAAGATGCGATGTTGGCAAATGCAGTAAAGGTGATGAATCGACCCTCAGATAACTGGCAAATATTGGGAGATTATGTAGCATCCGAGCTTAGATCCCTATGTTCAGAGCAGCGCCAattaaggttaaaaaaaatgatacaaaGAGATATTCTTACAATTTCAGAATTAGCTGATTCTGGACATTCAACACCGGCCTCTATCCCTCTTTTATCCCCTACATATGATTCAAGTGCCTCATCGTCAACTCAATATACTGTGCAGCCCTATACTGACAAGACAATTTACACAG CTTCCACAATTGCAGCACAGCACTCAGGAACAATCCTTGCGATCGTACATACAGGGATTCGATACAAATACATAAGAGAATGGTAG
- the LOC126734432 gene encoding E3 ubiquitin-protein ligase RNF181, giving the protein MADYFSEMGWRELRDGERPLFHIEWGRLFGIFGGEDKIPPPASKEAVESLEDATVTQTGTQCPVCLKEYTTGELTKKMPCNHEFHPGCLLLWLQKTNSCPLCRFELPTDDEEYEAERKEKIRAKERVHDLENLHNSMFS; this is encoded by the exons ATGGCAGATTATTTTTCTGAAATGGGCTGGAGGGAGCTAAGAGATGGTGAGAGACCTTTGTTTCACATAGAATGGGGTAGACTATTTGGAATTTTTGGTGGAGAAGATAAAATACCTCCTCCTGCCTCTAAGGAGGCAGTTGAGTCATTAGAAGATGCAACAGTCACTCAAACAG GCACTCAATGTCCAGTTTGCCTTAAAGAGTACACTACAGGagaattaaccaaaaaaatgCCTTGTAATCATGAATTTCACCCAGGCTGTCTCTTGCTTTGGTTACAAAAG acaaaTTCTTGCCCATTATGTAGATTTGAGTTACCTACAGATGACGAAGAGTATGAAGcggaaagaaaagaaaagataaGAGCAAAGGAAAGAGTACATGATTTAGAGAATTTGCATAATAGCATGTTTTCATAG